A single window of Leclercia adecarboxylata DNA harbors:
- the fhuD gene encoding Fe(3+)-hydroxamate ABC transporter substrate-binding protein FhuD produces MPELTHISRRRLLTAMALSPLLWKMGTAHAAAVDPHRIVALEWLPVELLLALGVTPYGVADIPNYTLWVNEPRLPESVIDIGLRTEPNLELLTQMKPSYLVWSAGYGPSEEKLARIAPGRGFAFSDGKKPLTNARKSLSEMAQLLNMEAAAREHLDHFDSVIDSYKPRFASRGDRPLLMVTLLDARHMLVFGNNCLFQEVLDRYGIKNAWEGEMTFWGSTAVGIDRLAMFRDVDVLCFDHGNEREMQALMATPLWQAMPFVRQQRVKRVPAVWFYGATLSAMHFARVLDSALGGQA; encoded by the coding sequence ATGCCTGAGTTAACACACATTAGCCGTCGTCGACTGTTGACGGCGATGGCCCTTTCGCCGCTGCTGTGGAAAATGGGCACGGCGCATGCCGCCGCCGTTGATCCCCATCGGATTGTGGCCCTCGAGTGGCTGCCGGTCGAGCTGCTGCTGGCGCTCGGCGTTACCCCCTACGGCGTGGCCGACATTCCTAACTACACCCTGTGGGTAAACGAGCCTCGCCTGCCGGAATCGGTGATCGACATTGGCCTGCGTACCGAGCCGAACCTCGAACTGCTCACCCAGATGAAACCTTCTTATCTGGTCTGGTCGGCCGGGTACGGTCCGTCGGAAGAAAAGCTGGCGCGGATTGCGCCGGGGCGCGGGTTCGCCTTTAGCGACGGCAAAAAACCGCTGACCAACGCCCGCAAATCCTTAAGCGAGATGGCGCAGCTGCTGAATATGGAAGCGGCAGCCCGCGAGCATCTGGATCATTTCGACAGCGTGATTGACAGCTACAAACCCCGTTTTGCAAGCCGCGGCGATCGCCCGCTGCTGATGGTCACCCTGCTCGATGCCCGCCATATGCTGGTGTTTGGCAATAACTGTCTGTTCCAGGAAGTGCTCGATCGCTATGGGATTAAAAACGCCTGGGAAGGGGAGATGACCTTCTGGGGCAGCACCGCCGTCGGTATCGACCGTCTGGCCATGTTCCGCGATGTGGACGTGCTGTGCTTCGATCACGGCAACGAGCGCGAGATGCAGGCCTTGATGGCGACGCCGCTGTGGCAGGCGATGCCCTTTGTCCGCCAGCAGCGCGTGAAGCGCGTCCCGGCGGTGTGGTTCTACGGCGCGACCCTGTCGGCCATGCACTTTGCCCGCGTGCTGGATAGCGCATTGGGAGGCCAGGCATGA